A single window of Entomoplasma ellychniae DNA harbors:
- a CDS encoding ABC transporter transmembrane domain-containing protein, producing the protein MKIIIKQHFWLFLINIFLTIVGSIGALFFAYFFGKVIEFAISKDLQSFIFYIIVALLTTTIAIVSDYLSVLIQNKIIKEINQELRKKYYDKILSDQFNSNIDTGKFINNSSNKISQLEIFYYESVFSIFNGICFLILSIVMVIYYNWLIFIITTFFSILVFLVPFLTTKKSQKKIEISNQANDDFLQFSKDSVKSYWNYWSLNKTNKLKSDLMKISNNYEKENKINKNFQGLQVMLSTITIYLIQIILITLISFFLFKNIFTVAIVVTLSQVTSQYIQSFGIILNHFIKYLNLRKTNNEINEPCIKELENFTKTKVIDEKLDSIIFKNFTFKYDETTILDKINLKIINGDKVLILGKSGVGKSTLLKQLFYPRLFEEKSEIFINDMSCENYDIRKQAVYIDQDIFLSKDTIWNNITLANPEINKEEVDYYLNFLQLNHLIDRLEFGLETIILDNMQNLSGGERQRFAILRGLVAKKPWMFLDEVNSALDKKTSGLIMNYLLDKKDFTIIMVAHHIEKEHLIKFNKIIKL; encoded by the coding sequence ATGAAAATAATTATTAAACAACATTTTTGACTTTTTTTAATTAATATATTTTTGACAATTGTTGGATCTATTGGGGCGCTTTTCTTTGCTTACTTTTTTGGTAAAGTGATTGAGTTTGCAATTTCTAAAGATTTGCAAAGCTTTATTTTTTATATAATTGTTGCTTTGCTAACAACTACCATCGCTATTGTTTCTGATTACTTGTCAGTGTTGATTCAAAATAAAATAATTAAGGAAATTAACCAAGAATTACGTAAAAAATATTATGACAAAATTTTATCTGATCAATTTAATAGTAATATAGACACTGGAAAATTTATAAATAATTCATCAAACAAAATATCTCAATTAGAAATATTTTATTATGAAAGTGTTTTTTCAATTTTTAATGGAATTTGTTTTTTAATTTTATCAATAGTTATGGTTATTTATTACAATTGATTAATTTTTATAATAACAACTTTTTTCTCAATTTTAGTGTTTTTAGTTCCTTTTTTAACAACTAAAAAATCCCAAAAAAAAATAGAAATTTCTAATCAAGCAAACGATGATTTTTTGCAGTTTAGCAAAGATAGTGTTAAATCATATTGAAATTATTGAAGCTTAAATAAAACCAATAAACTTAAGTCTGATTTAATGAAAATATCAAATAATTATGAAAAAGAAAACAAGATAAATAAAAACTTTCAAGGATTGCAAGTTATGTTAAGTACAATAACAATTTATTTAATTCAAATTATTTTAATAACTTTAATTTCATTTTTTTTATTTAAAAATATTTTTACAGTTGCAATTGTTGTAACTTTGTCGCAAGTAACGTCACAATATATTCAATCATTTGGAATAATTCTAAATCATTTTATTAAATATTTAAACTTACGCAAAACAAATAATGAGATTAATGAACCTTGTATCAAAGAATTAGAAAATTTCACAAAAACCAAAGTCATTGATGAAAAATTAGATTCAATAATATTTAAAAATTTCACATTTAAATATGATGAAACAACAATCTTGGATAAAATAAATTTAAAAATAATTAACGGTGATAAAGTTTTAATTTTGGGAAAATCAGGAGTTGGTAAATCCACTTTGCTAAAGCAATTATTTTATCCAAGATTATTTGAAGAAAAAAGTGAAATATTCATAAATGATATGAGTTGTGAAAATTATGACATTCGTAAACAAGCAGTTTACATTGATCAAGATATTTTTTTAAGTAAGGACACAATTTGAAACAATATTACATTGGCAAATCCTGAAATCAACAAGGAAGAAGTTGATTATTATTTAAATTTTTTGCAATTAAATCATTTAATTGATAGATTAGAATTTGGTCTTGAAACAATTATTCTAGATAACATGCAAAATTTGAGTGGCGGAGAAAGACAGCGTTTTGCAATTTTGAGAGGTTTGGTTGCAAAAAAACCTTGGATGTTTTTGGATGAAGTTAACTCTGCATTAGATAAAAAAACTTCAGGTTTAATAATGAATTATTTATTAGATAAAAAAGATTTCACTATTATTATGGTTGCTCATCATATTGAAAAGGAGCACTTAATTAAGTTCAACAAAATTATTAAATTATAA
- the yqeH gene encoding ribosome biogenesis GTPase YqeH: protein MNNCIGCGIFKQIEDQNNPGYAAKIDNPYCLRCFKIKNYNELIAQEIKASDFIEKLKEVIKSEKQTTEFYYILDIYDLNASRIIELEELLSKFKVIIIINKIDLLPKSVKLSKIAKYITELFAKTSLKKCDIILMTTTKKNFVNSLLNKVKKTQTVKYFIGSSNVGKSSIINAIMTANNLIPQVLVSNYFNTTLEFIDIKLDSQTKLIDTPGISRQNSIANLTTNKQQKHMYFTKELKQITYQLNSNNSIFYEALCWFDFLSEKEIENSFHVYTNKDIKTHRTSFKNSLNYYEKNKFLLDLNIKNKNISKYEFLFDKKTFNKEYDIVISGLGWISFKVTKEFKIVVNIPTDNNKVDVILRRSII from the coding sequence ATGAATAATTGCATAGGATGTGGAATTTTTAAACAAATAGAAGATCAAAATAACCCAGGTTATGCTGCTAAAATAGATAATCCTTATTGTTTAAGATGCTTTAAAATTAAAAACTACAACGAACTTATTGCTCAAGAAATAAAAGCAAGTGACTTTATTGAAAAATTAAAAGAAGTTATTAAATCAGAAAAACAAACAACAGAGTTTTACTATATATTGGACATTTATGACTTAAATGCTTCAAGAATTATAGAATTAGAAGAATTATTGAGCAAATTTAAAGTAATTATTATTATAAATAAAATTGATCTGTTACCCAAATCTGTAAAATTAAGTAAAATAGCAAAATATATAACTGAACTTTTTGCAAAAACAAGTTTAAAAAAATGTGACATTATTTTAATGACCACAACTAAAAAGAATTTTGTTAATTCACTTTTAAATAAAGTAAAAAAAACACAAACAGTTAAATATTTTATAGGTTCTTCAAATGTTGGTAAATCATCAATCATTAACGCTATAATGACTGCTAATAATTTAATCCCTCAAGTTTTAGTTTCTAATTATTTTAATACAACACTAGAATTTATAGATATTAAGTTAGATAGTCAGACTAAACTAATTGATACACCAGGAATAAGCAGGCAAAATTCTATAGCTAATTTAACAACTAATAAGCAACAAAAACATATGTATTTTACAAAAGAATTAAAGCAAATAACGTATCAATTAAATAGTAACAATTCAATATTTTATGAAGCTTTATGTTGATTTGACTTTTTATCAGAAAAGGAAATAGAAAATAGTTTTCATGTTTATACAAATAAAGATATTAAAACACATAGAACCAGCTTTAAAAATAGTTTAAACTATTATGAAAAAAATAAATTTTTACTAGATTTAAATATTAAAAATAAAAATATTAGTAAGTACGAATTTTTATTTGATAAAAAAACATTTAATAAAGAATATGATATTGTGATTTCAGGACTAGGTTGAATTAGTTTTAAAGTAACTAAAGAATTTAAAATCGTGGTTAATATTCCAACAGATAACAATAAAGTTGATGTTATATTAAGAAGATCCATCATTTAA
- a CDS encoding DUF896 domain-containing protein, which produces MKDTINMSMGEIIANINELVAIKKTRELTKEENIFREALKKVYISNFRAGLEQQILNTKVVNKKGEDITPKKIKEVRNEHK; this is translated from the coding sequence ATGAAAGATACAATTAACATGTCAATGGGTGAAATTATAGCCAATATTAATGAATTAGTTGCAATAAAAAAGACTAGAGAATTAACAAAAGAAGAAAATATTTTTAGAGAAGCTTTAAAAAAGGTTTATATAAGCAATTTTAGAGCAGGATTAGAACAACAAATATTAAATACTAAAGTTGTAAATAAAAAAGGAGAAGATATAACTCCAAAAAAAATTAAAGAGGTAAGAAATGAACATAAATAA
- the tkt gene encoding transketolase gives MNINKNNHNLNALRILGVEAINKANSGHPGIVLGAAPIVYTLFNKIMKHNPKNPNWFDRDRFILSAGHGSGLLYSALHLAGYDVSINDLKKFRQLNSKTPGHPESHLTQGVEVTTGPLGQGIAMGVGFAVAEAHLASIFNKNNDLINHNTFVLCGDGDLQEGVSYESISFAGRQKLNKLILIHDSNDIQLDTEVKAVQSEDLHLRFKSCGWDTFKIEDGEDLELIESTILKAQSSDKPSYIEVKTIIGIGATNQGTTGVHGAPVGNDILNVKSYFGWNEEEFVIPKDVYKHWEQNCIIKNEIIEKEWIKKLSLLDKELLLKFNKHLNNEINFDFMSLLNEMPLKNEATRVSSGNIFDKINNSQTNLIGGSADLVGSTKIKGADGIFDINNRSGRNILYGVREFAMGGINNGIYKHGGLIPFASGFFVFADYMKPAIRLASIMENKTLFIFTHDSIAVGEDGPTHQPVEQLAMIRSIPNHMLFRPCDYAETLASYEYMLNKLKKTPSSLILTRQDLKQLPHNNVFEEVSKGAYIIKDEKDAQITLIATGSEVELAISVSELLDEQNFKTKVVSMPSTNLFDQQSQTYKDSIIDKNTLRISIEMGTTYGWDKYTGDNGLNFGIDKFGASAPAIDVIKEYGFTKEQIFNTIIKVIRKEK, from the coding sequence ATGAACATAAATAAAAACAACCATAATTTAAATGCTTTAAGAATTTTAGGTGTTGAAGCTATTAATAAAGCAAATTCAGGTCATCCTGGTATAGTTTTGGGAGCAGCACCTATAGTTTATACATTGTTCAATAAAATTATGAAACATAACCCAAAAAACCCCAACTGATTTGATCGTGATAGATTTATTTTATCAGCTGGTCATGGTAGTGGTTTATTATATTCTGCTTTACATTTAGCTGGTTATGATGTGAGTATTAATGATCTTAAAAAATTTAGACAGTTAAATTCAAAAACTCCTGGTCATCCTGAATCTCATTTAACACAAGGTGTTGAAGTAACAACTGGTCCATTAGGGCAAGGAATAGCGATGGGAGTTGGTTTTGCAGTGGCTGAAGCGCATTTAGCAAGTATTTTTAATAAAAATAATGATTTAATTAACCATAATACATTTGTACTATGCGGAGATGGAGATTTACAAGAAGGTGTTTCTTATGAAAGTATTTCATTTGCGGGTAGACAAAAATTAAACAAGTTAATTTTAATACATGATTCAAACGACATTCAATTAGACACAGAAGTCAAAGCAGTTCAATCAGAAGATTTACATTTAAGATTTAAATCATGTGGGTGAGATACTTTTAAAATTGAAGATGGTGAAGATTTAGAATTGATAGAATCAACTATATTAAAAGCACAATCAAGTGATAAACCATCATATATTGAAGTTAAAACGATTATTGGAATTGGTGCTACAAATCAAGGAACAACTGGAGTTCATGGTGCACCAGTTGGAAATGATATTTTAAATGTAAAATCTTATTTTGGATGAAACGAAGAAGAATTTGTTATTCCAAAAGATGTTTATAAACATTGAGAGCAAAATTGTATTATTAAAAATGAAATAATTGAAAAAGAATGAATTAAAAAATTAAGTTTATTAGACAAAGAATTGTTACTAAAATTTAATAAACACTTAAATAACGAAATTAATTTTGATTTCATGTCACTGTTAAATGAAATGCCTTTAAAAAATGAAGCAACTAGAGTAAGCAGTGGAAACATTTTTGATAAAATAAATAACTCACAAACAAATTTAATTGGAGGTAGTGCTGATTTAGTTGGTTCGACTAAAATTAAAGGTGCTGATGGTATATTTGATATTAATAATCGTAGTGGACGTAATATTTTGTATGGTGTAAGAGAGTTTGCTATGGGAGGTATTAATAATGGTATTTATAAACATGGAGGTTTAATTCCATTTGCTTCAGGATTTTTTGTATTTGCTGATTATATGAAACCAGCAATAAGATTAGCATCAATTATGGAAAATAAAACTTTATTTATTTTTACACATGATTCAATTGCTGTTGGTGAAGATGGACCTACTCATCAACCAGTCGAACAATTAGCAATGATTAGAAGTATTCCAAACCATATGTTATTTAGACCATGTGATTATGCTGAAACTTTAGCAAGTTATGAATACATGCTAAATAAGTTAAAAAAAACACCTTCAAGTTTGATCCTTACAAGACAAGATTTAAAACAGCTACCTCACAATAATGTATTTGAAGAAGTTTCTAAAGGTGCCTACATAATTAAAGATGAAAAAGATGCACAAATTACTTTAATAGCTACTGGTAGTGAAGTTGAATTAGCAATTAGTGTTAGTGAATTATTAGATGAACAAAATTTTAAAACAAAGGTTGTATCAATGCCTTCAACTAATTTATTTGATCAACAATCTCAAACATATAAAGATTCAATAATTGACAAAAACACTTTAAGAATTTCAATTGAAATGGGAACTACTTATGGGTGAGATAAGTATACAGGAGATAATGGATTAAATTTTGGAATTGATAAGTTTGGAGCTAGTGCTCCAGCTATTGATGTAATTAAAGAATATGGGTTTACAAAAGAACAAATTTTTAATACAATTATAAAAGTAATTAGAAAAGAGAAATAA
- a CDS encoding YneF family protein, whose product MILASTFSSGALAGMLIGVIVGAIIIGIIIGFFITRAMVRKQIKDNPPVTEKQIRAMYMSMGRKPSEADIKRTMRSMQQAKK is encoded by the coding sequence ATGATTCTAGCATCAACATTTTCAAGTGGAGCTTTAGCAGGGATGTTAATTGGAGTTATTGTCGGGGCTATAATTATTGGAATCATTATTGGTTTTTTTATAACAAGAGCTATGGTAAGAAAACAAATTAAAGACAATCCACCAGTAACAGAAAAACAAATTAGAGCAATGTATATGAGTATGGGCAGAAAACCCAGTGAAGCTGATATAAAAAGAACAATGCGTTCAATGCAGCAAGCTAAAAAATAA
- a CDS encoding isochorismatase family protein → MIIVDYQYDFVDPNGKLYVKHAETKKEYILKLIKEFKDNSNLVIATKDNHPIDHYSFKQWGEHCLNGTKGCDLYIDENLMDKIIIKGTKKDAESYSAFYDEKGNSNFLDEFLKKNNIEELTIVGVALEVCVKATYEHALELGYKAFLDINGCQGFE, encoded by the coding sequence TTGATAATAGTCGATTACCAGTATGACTTTGTTGATCCTAATGGTAAATTATATGTAAAACATGCTGAAACAAAAAAAGAATATATTTTAAAATTGATTAAAGAATTTAAAGATAATAGTAATTTAGTTATAGCAACAAAAGATAATCACCCAATTGATCATTATTCATTCAAGCAATGAGGTGAACATTGTTTAAATGGTACTAAAGGTTGTGATCTTTATATTGATGAGAATTTAATGGATAAGATAATAATTAAAGGGACTAAAAAAGATGCTGAAAGTTATAGTGCTTTTTATGATGAAAAAGGCAATTCAAACTTTCTAGATGAATTCTTAAAAAAAAATAATATAGAAGAATTAACCATTGTTGGTGTAGCTTTGGAAGTTTGTGTTAAAGCTACTTATGAGCACGCATTAGAGTTAGGATATAAGGCATTTTTAGATATTAATGGTTGTCAAGGATTTGAATAA
- a CDS encoding IS3 family transposase gives MVFNTPQFEHKRFAKNNNLTISLSNPGCFLDNAACETFFSQLKTECPEVLEKSTFEEVCKLIDNYINYYNYTKIRVKSKKTTSLWLLKSNKKSFQKWNDLYFIKNILYTSKLCSKHIHCPYIKTFFYT, from the coding sequence ATGGTGTTCAATACACCTCAATTTGAGCATAAAAGATTTGCAAAAAATAATAACTTAACTATTTCTTTGTCAAATCCAGGTTGTTTTTTAGACAATGCGGCATGTGAAACTTTCTTTTCGCAGTTAAAAACTGAATGCCCAGAAGTTTTAGAAAAAAGTACTTTTGAAGAAGTTTGTAAATTAATAGATAACTATATAAATTATTATAATTACACTAAAATTAGGGTTAAATCTAAAAAAACTACCAGCTTGTGATTATTAAAATCAAACAAAAAGTCATTTCAAAAGTGAAATGACCTATATTTTATAAAAAACATTTTGTATACTTCAAAATTATGTTCAAAACATATTCATTGTCCGTATATTAAGACATTTTTTTATACTTAG
- a CDS encoding DDE-type integrase/transposase/recombinase has translation MTDVCYIQCNKKFVYLSVLKDVATGFIVGHNVSKFNNNQIYQDTWKNAKRFYNPLEPKITHSDNGVQYTSIWA, from the coding sequence GTGACTGATGTTTGTTATATACAATGCAACAAAAAGTTTGTTTACTTAAGTGTCTTAAAAGATGTTGCCACTGGTTTTATTGTTGGACATAATGTTTCAAAATTCAACAACAATCAAATTTATCAAGATACATGAAAAAATGCAAAAAGATTTTATAATCCTTTAGAACCAAAAATAACACATTCAGATAATGGTGTTCAATACACCTCAATTTGAGCATAA
- a CDS encoding riboflavin kinase — protein MKINYNDMLMMLWNLDENVAVFSDFSKWDLNEDNLIIEAKKEGKKVILINKENNNLLYTIPTKGMEIKASKANVDLVVWYGFNEQFDYELIKNNLNIKKAFVFDNNIDLEHIKKAFSFEIFIMKYNNSLNELTKKSKIALREGKFKDYQKINNFNYSFSGFVSQGNQLGRTIGYPTANIIVDNHLILKPGVYVTIVKLPSFDEQLQGISVYWTNKQGVSVFETHILNFEQDIYGWGIEIEMLYYIRESIEVKDFNHLKKLLNEDKKIAINYFKGE, from the coding sequence ATGAAAATAAATTATAATGACATGTTAATGATGCTTTGAAATTTAGATGAGAATGTTGCTGTATTTAGTGATTTTTCAAAATGAGACCTTAATGAAGATAACTTAATTATTGAAGCAAAAAAAGAAGGTAAAAAAGTAATATTGATTAATAAAGAAAATAATAATTTGCTGTACACTATCCCAACTAAAGGAATGGAAATTAAAGCTAGTAAAGCTAATGTTGATTTAGTAGTTTGATATGGTTTTAATGAGCAATTTGATTATGAATTAATTAAAAATAATTTAAACATAAAAAAAGCTTTTGTTTTTGATAATAACATTGATTTAGAACATATTAAAAAAGCTTTTAGTTTTGAAATTTTTATTATGAAATATAATAATTCTTTAAATGAATTAACTAAAAAAAGTAAAATAGCTTTAAGAGAAGGTAAATTTAAAGATTATCAAAAAATAAATAATTTTAATTATTCATTTTCTGGATTTGTTTCACAAGGAAATCAATTAGGTAGAACTATAGGTTATCCAACAGCAAATATAATTGTTGACAATCATTTAATTTTAAAACCAGGAGTTTATGTAACAATAGTTAAATTGCCAAGTTTTGATGAACAATTACAAGGTATTAGTGTTTATTGAACTAATAAACAAGGTGTTTCAGTTTTTGAAACACATATCCTTAATTTCGAACAAGATATTTATGGGTGAGGAATTGAAATTGAAATGCTTTATTACATTAGAGAAAGCATTGAAGTAAAAGATTTTAATCACTTAAAAAAACTTTTAAACGAAGATAAAAAAATTGCAATAAATTATTTTAAAGGAGAATAA
- a CDS encoding deoxyribonuclease IV: protein MKKPILGSHVGMSKSNKHGEYLIGSFNESLSYGANTFMIFSGPPQNTMRTDLDKLHIKEMKELMRNNNLDMKNLIVHAPYLINISNPVNQNTWDFGVDFLTKEILRCEGMGINILVLHPGARLKGDYQKALDALVKGLDAVAANQKNTIIALETMSGKGSEVGINLKDFAYVLSKVKEPDKVAVCLDTCHMHDAGYNLSDWDAVKQEIKQTVGKEKIRCFHLNDSQNPISAHKDRHENIGYGHIGFDTLLKILWDKEYIDVPKVLETPYHNDKPPYKEEIYNLLNKQHILKIKD, encoded by the coding sequence ATGAAAAAACCCATTTTAGGAAGCCATGTAGGAATGAGTAAAAGCAACAAGCATGGTGAATATTTGATTGGTAGTTTTAATGAATCATTATCATATGGGGCTAATACTTTTATGATATTTTCAGGACCTCCGCAAAATACAATGAGAACTGATTTAGATAAATTACATATTAAAGAAATGAAAGAATTAATGAGAAATAATAATTTAGATATGAAAAATTTAATTGTTCATGCACCATATTTAATTAATATATCTAATCCAGTTAATCAAAACACTTGAGATTTTGGAGTTGATTTTTTAACTAAAGAAATTTTAAGATGTGAAGGTATGGGGATCAATATTTTAGTATTACACCCAGGAGCTAGATTAAAAGGTGATTATCAAAAAGCACTTGATGCTTTAGTTAAAGGATTAGATGCTGTAGCAGCGAATCAAAAAAACACTATTATAGCTTTAGAAACAATGAGTGGTAAAGGTAGTGAAGTTGGTATTAACTTAAAAGACTTTGCATATGTTTTATCCAAAGTAAAAGAACCTGATAAAGTTGCTGTTTGTTTAGACACTTGTCATATGCATGATGCTGGATATAATCTTAGTGATTGAGATGCAGTTAAACAAGAAATCAAACAAACTGTTGGTAAAGAAAAAATTAGGTGCTTTCATTTAAATGATTCTCAAAATCCAATAAGTGCGCACAAAGACCGTCATGAAAACATTGGCTATGGGCATATTGGTTTTGATACTTTACTAAAAATTTTATGAGATAAAGAATACATTGATGTTCCTAAAGTATTAGAAACTCCATACCACAATGATAAACCGCCATATAAAGAAGAGATATATAACTTATTGAACAAACAACATATATTAAAAATAAAAGATTAA
- a CDS encoding transcription antitermination protein NusB: MSEFKINLTDRRRILVQLFYRYALTNSDISVIKQDLLDETQEKLDILTFEIANKVADQIFEIIDVIVPVLSIKWQWERIPAYVQSALIIGTYEIKNTDTPKPVTINEILKLIKFAMPDYEYKYVNAVLDKMYKPNG, encoded by the coding sequence ATGAGTGAATTTAAAATTAATTTAACAGATCGTAGACGAATACTAGTTCAACTATTTTATCGTTATGCATTAACTAATAGTGACATTAGTGTGATTAAACAAGATTTATTGGATGAAACACAAGAAAAATTAGATATTCTGACTTTTGAAATAGCTAACAAAGTAGCTGATCAAATATTTGAAATTATTGATGTTATCGTCCCAGTTTTAAGTATTAAATGACAATGAGAAAGAATCCCTGCTTATGTTCAATCTGCTTTAATTATTGGAACATATGAAATTAAAAATACAGATACCCCAAAACCAGTAACAATTAATGAAATTTTAAAATTAATTAAATTTGCTATGCCTGATTATGAATACAAATATGTAAATGCAGTTTTAGATAAAATGTATAAACCCAATGGATAA